The Aphelocoma coerulescens isolate FSJ_1873_10779 chromosome 15, UR_Acoe_1.0, whole genome shotgun sequence genome segment CACATTGCCCCACTCACCTGTGTTCGCCTACGTATGTGCACAGGTGGGCTTTCGGCACCCTAAAGACTATGTGTCGTATGTCTGGGCCAGGAGTGATGATGGGGAACGCTGCCTGGAGAAGCAGCTGTGTGCACAGGTGAGCTGGTGCCAGGCCTGCTGTCTTGCTGGCACTTCTGCCCCACGGTGTGGGGGGCAACAGTCCCTTCGTGCCCCTGGATGGGGGAGGCAGACACCTCGTTACTGCTTCGTGCTGAGCCTCAGGCAGGCTCATGGTGTTGGCAGCAGAGATTTGTGCTTTTGGCTGGGGCTGGAGTTGGGTGGGGAGCACCTCTGTGCCAACCTTGGTGCCCATCAGGTGTCTCTGGGCTGCAGGTGATGTTCTCTGAAGAAGCACTGCCTAAGGGGAATGGCGAGTACATTCTTGGATACTACAGCAACACCTCCAGTAGCATAGCTGGTGTGACTGAGCCCTTCCAGGTAAGCACAGGCAAGAGGTgagggggatggggaatgggcgTGGGGGAGTCTCTGGATGGGGGCGGTCAGTTGCTGTGGTACCCAACAATCCCCTGTGAGTGTCAGCCAGCAGTGCTGATGCAGGGGTGCAGATCTCCCTACCCAGGTCAGAGGAGGGCAGCAGCTCCACGGAcagctcaggcagcagctcagaaGAGGATGACAGTACACTTGTCCTCCTGGCCCCCAAATCCCGCAGCCCCAGCCCGGGCAAGATGAAACGGCATCGGAGCCGAAGCCCCAGCCTGGCCAAGTTCCAGGGCCTCATCCTGCGGCCATCAAGCCGGGACAGGGGTACAAGCCGCAGTCCCTCACCCCAGAGCCGTCGCAGCCTCCCCAGGAATATCCCTACAATCCATCTGCCACAGGAAGAGCTGGGGTACCATGGAGTCAAAGGCAaggagctgggacaggcagCTGAGAGCCTGGAGGGTAGCTCTTTCTACCAGACTGTGGAGGAGCAAGGTGGCCTTCGGCGTGTCGCTGCTGACAGCCCCCTGGCCAGGGCTGACCCCCGGAACCTAGGCCTGCTGCCTGCACTGCGCCTGGAAATGATTGACCAGGCCCTGGGCCGGCGGTGGGAGAGCGCAGACCAGGGCTATTATCCCTGCCGGAAAATGAGTCCCACCAGCCTTCCAGGCTGTGGCACCTCCCCAAAGGAGGGGCACAACCCCCAGGAACTGGACAGACATAGCTGTGCCATGGGCCACTGATGCAGTggttccttccctcctccccataGCGCGCTTGCTGTGTGCTTTCATCTGCCACTTTCCTGCTGAGACACTCCCTCCCTTATTTATTGCAGTGATTACTCACCCCTGTTGTGTGCCTGGAAGGTAGAGGCCCCccctgctgcccccagcccaagctcctgccctgggcagggctgtgagGTGACAACTCAGGGGAGGGTGGGCAAAGCTGGTCTAATATGGTTTGGGGAACCCCTCATGAACTTCCAAGTGCAGGACTCTTATCCCATGGGAGGAGTGCTGGCCTCACACCTGAGGTAGCACAAGAGGGCAGGGCTCTGGCAGGAATGGCGATGGGCACAGAGTGAGGACCAGCACAGGGTACCCTGGAGATCAAAGCttgctccttccctgctctaCCACTGTGCCTCAGCCTGAACATAGTGCAAGTGACAAAATAAATGATCCTGCCCACTCCAGCTGCACTGTGCTCACTGCTGGGGGCAGGAtcagccctggggtgggggCCACAGCATGAAGAGGGGGCCAGCAGGGTCAGCCCTTGCACCATACGTCATGCTCTGACCACCCTTTATTTCTTCTGCTGCATGCAGGTACTGACCCCAGCCCTCCTACTTTGCCTGTGCAAGAAGGTCAATGTCACACCTTACTGCTCAGGCCCCCCAGTTGAAGGGTTACCAGTCTAGGAGTGGGGGACCCTGCCATCCCCCCTGCCCCAGAGCACACCAAGGAAGGACAATGGGTTTCCCCATTCCTGAGCCCTCCTATTTCTTTCCCCTTGCTTTTGATGCTCATGGATGGCAGCCACAGTTCCTTGAGAGGCTTCTCAGGCTCTCTGCCTACTCTGGCTGTGGTCCTCAGCTCTGTGCAGTCATGCCAGCAGACAGGCTCAGTGCCATCCTTTGACTCGGGGACCAGATCCcaagcagctccaggctgcagcATAGCATAtcttcctccctttccttcccaagGCAGTGCTGCTTGGGCATCATCGAGGCACTGTGTGGGGCCAAGTACCTGGTGTGTGCTCTATGACCAGATGCTGGCACTGCTCACAAGAAGGTGCCTCCCTTGGCTTGTGTCTTCCAGTGTGGATGCTTGGCCTTGGAGCTCACAGGCAGAGGGCCCCAGCCTCTTAGAGTCTTTTTGAGCTGTCGTGCAGGTACAAGTACAGCCCTGGTCACTGTGGTACAGCTGTCAAAGAAGCAAAGCTGTGAGCATCAGTGTAACCCTGCAGCACCAACATCCACTGCCCCTGCCTTGCACCCTGCTTGTGGCATGGCAGAGCAAGGGCCATTGTGTGTACTGCTGTTTCCTGCCCCACGCAGGCCCTGGCCTCTTGACCTCCCCACCTACCTGTGCTGTGActccctgcctgggctgcaggCAGCAAGCAGCTCCAGAACAAAGCAGTCCATGGTGATGTGGTCAGCCAGGACAGCCACGTCCATGTCACTGCACTCCCTCACCCTGTGGAGGCACCGTGCCAGCCTGCAGGCACAGGAGGGCAGGTGTCAgcaggtgctgggcagggcaggcatGCCACCTCCTCTAATCCCCAACTGTGTGTATGCACACAGCGCCCTCTTACTCCTGGACTCACCTGCGTGTGCAGTTGCAGTGGAGGAGTGTCCGGCTGTCCACGTTGTGCAGCTGGTACCTCACCTCGTGGGGTGCGATCTGGTGCTCACACTTACCCAGGTGCTTGTTGCACCTGCACCCCCTGCCTGGGCCTGAGGAGAGTGGGGAGGTAAGAGGCACCCCAAGCACATGACCCCACCAGCCTGAGGCCTTGGGCCACCCCTCCTGAGGTGTGCACATGCCACCCACAGTACCAGCTCACCCTGCTGCCTACGCTCCTTCACAGCAGGTATGGGTGTGGCTCCACACTGTGCTGTGATTGGGCTAGGTCCAATGCTGCCATACCACGGGTGTGCTGAGATTCCAGCCCTTTGCTCTGCTCCAACCAGATCCTGTCCTGACACGGTCAATGCTGTTGTGGGGCCAGGCTCTAGcccccactgctctgctgggtGCCCGGTTGTAAGCTCAGCCTTATTCCTGGCCGATGCAGGGGTACCtgggccctgcagctgctgggctgtCTTAGGTCTCCATGCCTGGCGGCGCCCAAGCTTCACCCTCAGTTGCTGTTGAAGCTGCTTACGCCCAGTTCTAGGGAAATTCCTTCCCTTGTCTGGGGGCTGCACAGTGAGGctgcccctctcctctgccGGCAGGCTGGGGTGGTACTGACTCTGCTGCACCATCCTGGCCAGAGGCACTACACCATAACgctcacacctggggacaccatGTACCGTGAGGTCCTGCACACCAACCAAGCCGTGACCGGgcaggcagctgggcagggcacGCTCAGGGCTGGGGCACCCGGGCACTCACCCGCCCCACCAGTGCCACTGGACGCACTCCTCGCTCTCTTCCAGCACAAAGCAGGGCACCTCCAAAAGGTTGAAGAATGTGACGCCGATGATGTTGGAGACGGTGTCGTTGATGGCGAGCAGGCACCGCCGGAACCTGCAGGCAGGGACCGGTGAGGAGGGCGGGGCTCCCCAGGCCCCCCGTTGTCCCcacgcccccggccccgggcccaCCTGGCGTCGCAATCGCAGTGAGAAACGGTGTGCAGGCGATAGTTGCGGATGCCGTAGTTGAACTGCAGCGCCGTGATCTGCGCCCAACACTGGTCGTGCTCCCGACAGCACCGGTCGGGGCCGCGGAACAGCCCTGCGGA includes the following:
- the PLA2G3 gene encoding group 3 secretory phospholipase A2, translated to MCACARAWPGGAVCAREMAGAGGAWYVAFLSAGTGPALVESVWAAPGRLHACRVRRDPRLARAFRAACAHRPPAAHGAALRRALSVLWRRRAACTDPVTPGPQRRRRRGWTLPGTLWCGAGDSAGNWSELGLFRGPDRCCREHDQCWAQITALQFNYGIRNYRLHTVSHCDCDARFRRCLLAINDTVSNIIGVTFFNLLEVPCFVLEESEECVQWHWWGGCERYGVVPLARMVQQSQYHPSLPAEERGSLTVQPPDKGRNFPRTGRKQLQQQLRVKLGRRQAWRPKTAQQLQGPGTPASARNKAELTTGHPAEQWGLEPGPTTALTVSGQDLVGAEQRAGISAHPWYGSIGPSPITAQCGATPIPAVKERRQQGPGRGCRCNKHLGKCEHQIAPHEVRYQLHNVDSRTLLHCNCTRRLARCLHRVRECSDMDVAVLADHITMDCFVLELLAACSPGRESQHSCTTVTRAVLVPARQLKKTLRGWGPLPVSSKAKHPHWKTQAKGGTFL